The Kitasatospora setae KM-6054 genome contains a region encoding:
- a CDS encoding dihydrolipoyl dehydrogenase family protein, protein MGTERDSYDLVVIGGGPTGENLADRAHAGGLSVALVESELVGGECSYWACMPSKALLRPAAALADARRVAGSREAVGGGRLDAAAVLERRDAFASHWHDDGQAQWLASAGIDLVRGHGRLDGERRVAVDTPDGGRRVLTARHAVAVCTGTRAALPDLPGLAGARVWTSREATSARAVPGRLAVVGGGVVAVEMATAWRALGSEVTLLVRGGRLLDRTEEFAGQLVSDGLRAAGVDVRLGASVTALRREPDGTLLLDLADGTRLPADEALFATGRRPATADLGLDTVGLEPGGWIDTDDTGRATAVPAGWLYAAGDVNHRALLTHQGKYQGRIFGTAIADRAAGRPLDLAPWGRSVATADHAAVPQVVFADPEVAAVGRTLREARDAGLRVRAVDYDLGAVSGAALYADGYRGRARAVVDLDREVLVGVTFAGPGVAELLHSATVAVAGEVPLARLWHAVPAYPTISEVWLRLLEAYRG, encoded by the coding sequence ATGGGAACCGAACGCGACAGCTACGACCTGGTGGTGATCGGCGGCGGCCCGACCGGGGAGAACCTCGCCGACCGGGCGCACGCCGGCGGGCTGAGCGTGGCACTGGTCGAGAGCGAACTCGTCGGCGGCGAGTGCTCCTACTGGGCCTGCATGCCCAGCAAGGCGCTGCTCCGCCCGGCCGCCGCGCTCGCCGACGCCCGCCGGGTGGCCGGCAGCCGGGAGGCGGTCGGCGGCGGGCGGCTGGACGCCGCCGCCGTGCTGGAGCGCCGCGACGCGTTCGCCTCGCACTGGCACGACGACGGGCAGGCCCAGTGGCTCGCCTCGGCCGGCATCGACCTGGTCCGCGGCCACGGCCGGCTGGACGGCGAACGCCGGGTCGCCGTCGACACCCCCGACGGCGGACGCCGCGTCCTCACCGCCCGGCACGCCGTCGCCGTCTGCACCGGCACCCGCGCCGCCCTCCCCGACCTGCCCGGCCTGGCCGGCGCCCGGGTCTGGACCAGCCGCGAGGCCACCTCCGCGCGGGCCGTCCCCGGCCGGCTCGCGGTGGTCGGCGGCGGCGTCGTCGCCGTCGAGATGGCCACCGCCTGGCGCGCCCTCGGCAGCGAGGTCACCCTGCTGGTCCGCGGCGGCCGACTGCTCGACCGCACCGAGGAGTTCGCCGGGCAGCTCGTCTCGGACGGCCTGCGCGCCGCCGGCGTCGACGTCCGCCTCGGCGCCTCCGTCACCGCGCTGCGCCGCGAACCCGACGGCACCCTGCTGCTCGACCTCGCCGACGGCACCCGGCTGCCCGCCGACGAGGCCCTGTTCGCCACCGGCCGCCGCCCCGCCACCGCCGACCTCGGCCTCGACACCGTCGGCCTCGAACCCGGCGGCTGGATCGACACCGACGACACCGGCCGCGCCACCGCCGTCCCGGCCGGCTGGCTCTACGCCGCGGGCGACGTCAACCACCGCGCGCTCCTCACCCACCAGGGCAAGTACCAGGGCCGGATCTTCGGCACCGCCATCGCCGACCGCGCCGCCGGCCGCCCGCTCGACCTCGCCCCCTGGGGCCGCTCGGTCGCCACCGCCGACCACGCCGCCGTCCCGCAGGTGGTCTTCGCCGACCCCGAGGTCGCCGCCGTCGGCCGCACCCTGCGCGAGGCCCGGGACGCCGGACTGCGGGTGCGCGCCGTCGACTACGACCTCGGCGCGGTCTCCGGCGCCGCCCTGTACGCCGACGGCTACCGCGGCCGGGCCCGGGCCGTCGTCGACCTCGACCGGGAGGTCCTGGTCGGCGTCACCTTCGCCGGGCCCGGCGTCGCCGAACTGCTGCACTCCGCGACCGTCGCCGTCGCCGGGGAGGTGCCGCTCGCCCGGCTCTGGCACGCCGTCCCCGCCTACCCCACGATCAGCGAGGTGTGGCTGCGGCTGCTGGAGGCGTACCGGGGCTGA
- a CDS encoding exo-alpha-sialidase has translation MALSPPPARALLAVGALTLAALPLGATGASAATPVGQSAVVSQDCASGGRIQQTVVNNTATPTTFTLTWPGNGSWTATVAAFDSGHFYFTKPSGTAYTFRTTTPQGYDSTVSGTLDCANALAANVSLECPRDADGSLPAGHRLRVTLDNRTAAAQTFTVAWPGRAYSPWTVTVPAMSGDSSLYWTLPNGTPYTFNLSVAGSSWTDTESGTASCGLAAGTPGMNAQTVLTTATPISGVNTLAADGVSYTTTTATAKSVRIPALAQTASGTVIATADARIDGGADLGGGTNNIQVVMVRSTDGGVTFSAPRIIAHPPTTKEGYGDSSLLVDRATGRVFCFFTYSPKAGVGYYGSTAGDTSATATTNTHVRYVTSDDDGATWSTPVDLNPSVRDGSWAGMFASSGHGIQLASGRLVQPMVYRDAAGDHAANLYSDDHGASWHAGGSAATGVNESKAIQRGTGKVVQNMRSNAGGNRWYATAAGGSDVAGGFGTAWNSGLLDPGCNGDEVSYLRPTDTDAAGNPLLSSTAVLSNTATANNSTRQDLTVRISQDDGASWPHRALLKAGPSGYSSAAVLDDGTVADLYEIGGTGGIVYTNFTTAWVTGS, from the coding sequence GTGGCCCTCTCCCCTCCGCCCGCCCGCGCCCTCCTCGCGGTCGGCGCCCTCACCCTCGCCGCGCTCCCGCTGGGTGCCACCGGCGCGTCCGCCGCGACCCCGGTCGGCCAGTCGGCCGTGGTCAGCCAGGACTGCGCCTCCGGCGGCCGGATCCAGCAGACCGTGGTGAACAACACCGCCACCCCCACCACGTTCACCCTGACCTGGCCGGGCAACGGCAGCTGGACCGCGACCGTCGCGGCCTTCGACTCCGGCCACTTCTACTTCACCAAGCCGTCCGGCACGGCCTACACCTTCCGCACCACCACCCCGCAGGGCTACGACAGCACCGTCAGCGGCACCCTGGACTGCGCGAACGCGCTGGCCGCCAACGTCAGCCTGGAGTGCCCGCGCGACGCCGACGGCTCGCTGCCCGCCGGCCACCGGCTGCGGGTGACGCTGGACAACCGCACCGCCGCCGCCCAGACCTTCACCGTGGCCTGGCCCGGCCGGGCCTACTCGCCCTGGACGGTGACCGTCCCGGCGATGTCCGGCGACTCCTCGCTGTACTGGACGCTGCCGAACGGCACCCCGTACACCTTCAACCTCTCGGTGGCCGGGAGCAGTTGGACCGACACCGAGTCCGGCACCGCGAGCTGCGGCCTGGCCGCCGGCACGCCGGGCATGAACGCGCAGACCGTGCTGACCACCGCCACCCCGATCAGCGGCGTCAACACCCTGGCCGCCGACGGGGTCTCGTACACCACCACGACCGCCACCGCGAAGTCGGTGCGGATCCCGGCGCTGGCCCAGACCGCGTCCGGCACGGTGATCGCCACCGCCGACGCCCGGATCGACGGCGGCGCGGACCTCGGCGGCGGGACGAACAACATCCAGGTGGTGATGGTCCGTTCGACCGACGGCGGGGTGACGTTCTCCGCGCCGCGGATCATCGCGCACCCGCCGACCACCAAGGAGGGCTACGGCGACTCCAGCCTGCTGGTGGACCGCGCCACCGGGCGGGTGTTCTGCTTCTTCACCTACTCGCCCAAGGCCGGCGTCGGCTACTACGGCTCCACGGCCGGCGACACCTCGGCCACCGCCACCACCAACACCCACGTCAGGTACGTCACCTCGGACGACGACGGCGCCACCTGGAGCACCCCGGTCGACCTCAACCCGTCTGTCCGGGACGGCAGTTGGGCGGGCATGTTCGCCTCGTCCGGGCACGGGATCCAGCTCGCCTCGGGCCGCCTGGTGCAGCCGATGGTGTACCGCGACGCGGCGGGCGACCACGCGGCGAACCTCTACTCGGACGACCACGGCGCGAGTTGGCACGCGGGCGGCTCGGCGGCGACCGGCGTCAACGAGTCCAAGGCGATCCAGCGCGGCACCGGCAAGGTCGTCCAGAACATGCGCTCCAACGCGGGCGGCAACCGCTGGTACGCCACCGCCGCCGGCGGCTCCGACGTGGCCGGCGGATTCGGCACCGCCTGGAACTCCGGCCTGCTGGACCCGGGTTGCAACGGCGACGAGGTCTCCTACCTGCGCCCGACCGACACCGACGCCGCCGGGAACCCACTGCTCAGCTCCACCGCGGTCCTCTCCAACACCGCCACCGCGAACAACTCCACCCGCCAGGACCTGACCGTCCGGATCAGCCAGGACGACGGCGCCAGCTGGCCGCACCGCGCCCTGCTCAAGGCCGGCCCGAGCGGCTACTCCAGCGCGGCGGTGCTCGACGACGGGACGGTGGCCGACCTGTACGAGATCGGCGGCACCGGCGGCATCGTGTACACCAACTTCACCACCGCCTGGGTGACCGGATCCTGA
- a CDS encoding N-acetylmannosamine-6-phosphate 2-epimerase, producing the protein MNDPRPPAVLERLRGRLVVSCQAYPGEPLRDPDAMRRMALAALEGGAAGIRAQGLADLRAIRAAADVPLIGLWKDGAAGVVITPTAAHVREVAATGAEIVALDATARPRPDGRPYAESFAAAHAAGALVMADVATFAEGLRAAEAGADVVGTTLSGYTDDSPRLPGPDLELVARLAAALDVPVVAEGRIHSPTQARAALEAGAFAVVVGTAITHPTSLTRWFAAEVDAAHRPRPADLPASS; encoded by the coding sequence ATGAACGATCCTCGACCCCCCGCCGTCCTGGAGCGCCTGCGCGGCCGGCTGGTCGTCTCCTGCCAGGCGTATCCGGGCGAGCCGCTGCGCGACCCGGACGCGATGCGCCGGATGGCGCTCGCGGCGCTGGAGGGCGGGGCGGCGGGCATCCGGGCCCAGGGGCTGGCGGACCTGCGGGCGATCCGGGCGGCGGCGGACGTCCCGCTGATCGGGCTGTGGAAGGACGGCGCGGCGGGGGTGGTGATCACGCCGACCGCCGCACACGTCCGGGAGGTGGCGGCGACGGGGGCGGAGATCGTGGCGCTGGACGCGACGGCCAGGCCCCGGCCGGACGGACGGCCGTACGCGGAGTCGTTCGCGGCCGCGCACGCGGCGGGCGCGCTGGTGATGGCGGACGTGGCGACCTTCGCGGAGGGCCTGCGGGCCGCCGAGGCGGGGGCGGACGTGGTGGGCACGACGCTGTCCGGCTACACCGACGACTCACCCCGACTGCCGGGCCCCGACCTGGAGTTGGTGGCCCGGCTGGCCGCCGCGCTGGACGTCCCGGTGGTCGCCGAGGGCCGGATCCACTCCCCCACCCAGGCCCGCGCCGCGCTGGAGGCCGGCGCGTTCGCGGTCGTGGTGGGCACCGCGATCACCCACCCGACCTCGCTGACCCGCTGGTTCGCGGCCGAGGTCGACGCCGCGCACCGGCCGCGCCCGGCCGACCTCCCCGCTTCGAGCTGA
- a CDS encoding LLM class flavin-dependent oxidoreductase, whose protein sequence is MPTPDRPLRSLGFLTIGLFDEHDPAGGHEATLRLIELGEQLGFDSAWLRHRHLQYGISSPLTVLAAATQRTRRIALGTAVTPLGWENPLRYAEDLATVDVLSGGRLNPGVSVGVPVHFEDVKDALYPDTADREDFGYTRVQRLIDLLAGRPASSFQGTEGIEAYSDHVQPHVPGLAARVWYGGGSLRSMRWAGEHGLNLLTSSVVRAEEGTDFAANQLALIRTFRAAHPDGEKARVSHGLVVIPTDSATPEQRAKYHAYAASRYERTRTPQGPNRMLFAPDLVGTSEQLAEQLYAHAAFREVDEVAIPLPFTFAPEDYVQILTDLATRLGPLLGWRPAE, encoded by the coding sequence GTGCCCACCCCCGACCGCCCGCTGCGCTCGCTGGGATTCCTGACCATCGGCCTGTTCGACGAGCACGACCCGGCCGGCGGCCACGAGGCCACCCTGCGGCTGATCGAGCTCGGCGAACAGCTCGGCTTCGACAGCGCCTGGCTCCGCCACCGCCACCTCCAGTACGGGATCTCCTCCCCGCTGACCGTCCTCGCGGCCGCCACCCAGCGCACCCGCCGGATCGCCCTCGGCACCGCCGTCACCCCGCTCGGCTGGGAGAACCCGCTCCGCTACGCCGAGGACCTGGCCACCGTCGACGTGCTCTCCGGCGGCCGGCTCAACCCCGGCGTCAGCGTCGGCGTGCCCGTCCACTTCGAGGACGTGAAGGACGCGCTCTACCCCGACACCGCCGACCGGGAGGACTTCGGCTACACCCGGGTCCAGCGCCTGATCGACCTGCTGGCCGGCCGCCCGGCCAGCAGCTTCCAGGGCACCGAGGGCATCGAGGCCTACTCCGACCACGTCCAGCCGCACGTCCCCGGCCTGGCGGCCCGGGTCTGGTACGGCGGCGGCAGCCTGCGCTCGATGCGCTGGGCCGGCGAGCACGGCCTGAACCTGCTCACCAGCAGCGTCGTCCGGGCCGAGGAGGGCACGGACTTCGCCGCCAACCAGCTCGCCCTGATCCGGACCTTCCGCGCCGCCCACCCCGACGGCGAGAAGGCCCGCGTCTCGCACGGCCTGGTCGTCATCCCCACTGACAGCGCCACCCCCGAGCAGCGCGCCAAGTACCACGCCTACGCCGCCTCCCGCTACGAGCGCACCCGCACCCCCCAGGGCCCCAACCGGATGCTCTTCGCCCCCGACCTGGTCGGCACCAGCGAGCAGCTCGCCGAACAGCTCTACGCCCACGCCGCCTTCCGCGAGGTCGACGAGGTCGCCATCCCCCTCCCGTTCACCTTCGCCCCGGAGGACTACGTCCAGATCCTCACCGACCTCGCGACCCGCCTCGGCCCGCTCCTGGGCTGGCGCCCGGCGGAGTGA
- a CDS encoding DoxX family protein, translating to MSGGSAGALLVATVCCVLANGFEVVAKLLRAEFVVRNSAEVGLAPRWLPWLALLEGAGTVGVAAGLFGPARLGLAAAVGLLLFFVGAVGAHVRARVFHNLAFPLAFLLLAAAAVRYFS from the coding sequence GTGAGCGGCGGGTCGGCGGGCGCGCTGCTCGTGGCCACGGTGTGCTGCGTGCTGGCGAACGGCTTCGAGGTGGTGGCGAAGCTGCTCCGGGCGGAGTTCGTGGTGCGGAACTCCGCCGAGGTCGGCCTCGCCCCCCGCTGGCTGCCCTGGCTGGCCCTCCTGGAGGGCGCGGGGACGGTCGGCGTGGCGGCCGGGCTGTTCGGCCCGGCCCGGCTGGGCCTGGCGGCGGCCGTCGGGCTGCTGCTGTTCTTCGTCGGCGCGGTGGGCGCCCACGTGCGGGCCCGGGTGTTCCACAATCTGGCCTTCCCGCTGGCGTTCCTCCTCCTGGCGGCGGCCGCGGTCAGATACTTCTCCTGA
- a CDS encoding GNAT family N-acetyltransferase codes for MIFRPTVEADLDGLLPLLVTDPASTLTPETYTARLATGEYRPERTWIAQDAPGAAPRALAVWWGGPTDAEPAALDALLVPGTDRTGAGPSAAERGEGGQDGEGGRLDDERTALAAELLAAAHAAYGHAPAYHLFLPSDWHDLPDTRAAVAWRREAARRAGLPGTLERLRYEWTPSAGLPAPTGRLEFRPEPDDEVFVDLFRRVLAGTLDATSRTAAAEHGAEAQARADVAFYRDGMSGERAWWRTAHTPDGEPVGFAVPSRNPASPVVGYLGVLPEHRGRGHAEEILAETTRILAAEAAAPQVRADTDLANAPMAAAFERVGYRTTSRRLVLTAEPPVS; via the coding sequence GTGATCTTCCGCCCCACCGTCGAGGCCGACCTCGACGGCCTCCTCCCGCTGCTCGTCACCGACCCCGCCAGCACCCTGACGCCCGAGACCTACACCGCCCGGCTCGCCACCGGCGAGTACCGGCCGGAACGGACGTGGATCGCCCAGGACGCCCCAGGCGCCGCGCCGCGCGCCCTCGCCGTCTGGTGGGGCGGCCCGACGGACGCCGAACCGGCCGCGCTCGACGCCCTGTTGGTCCCCGGCACCGACCGTACGGGCGCAGGCCCTTCGGCCGCCGAGCGCGGCGAGGGCGGCCAGGACGGCGAGGGCGGACGGCTCGACGACGAACGCACCGCGCTGGCCGCCGAGTTGCTCGCCGCCGCGCACGCCGCGTACGGGCACGCCCCCGCCTACCACCTCTTCCTCCCCAGCGACTGGCACGACCTCCCCGACACCCGGGCCGCCGTCGCCTGGCGCCGGGAGGCCGCCCGCCGGGCCGGCCTCCCCGGCACCCTGGAGCGGCTGCGCTACGAATGGACGCCGAGCGCGGGCCTCCCGGCCCCGACCGGCCGGCTGGAGTTCCGCCCCGAACCGGACGACGAGGTCTTCGTCGACCTGTTCCGCCGCGTCCTGGCCGGCACCCTCGACGCCACCTCCCGCACCGCCGCCGCCGAGCACGGCGCCGAGGCCCAGGCCCGGGCCGACGTCGCCTTCTACCGGGACGGCATGTCCGGCGAACGCGCCTGGTGGCGCACCGCCCACACCCCCGACGGCGAGCCGGTCGGCTTCGCCGTCCCCTCCCGCAACCCGGCCTCGCCCGTGGTCGGCTACCTCGGCGTCCTGCCCGAACACCGGGGCCGCGGCCACGCCGAGGAGATCCTCGCCGAGACCACCCGGATCCTGGCCGCCGAGGCCGCCGCCCCACAGGTCCGCGCCGACACCGACCTGGCCAACGCCCCGATGGCCGCCGCCTTCGAACGCGTCGGCTACCGCACCACCAGCCGCCGCCTGGTCCTCACCGCCGAGCCACCCGTGAGCTGA
- a CDS encoding DUF6939 family protein, translated as MPIHVAGRRRSAKSLAAEFPGAVIVDTTSKAPDPWVRLSPFYPHGGIPVPFSPGVTAQSVEGIWQALKVFESVDTDPAKLDVTTMKGLKRTVRRFGPVRGHRAGLDGTELLPYQEARRRIYLPAYRWTLEHRVPDLLERLRAEEHLVLLDYTTNGDVADTGSPLSHAALIRRHLEGRWPDEGPAAG; from the coding sequence ATGCCGATCCACGTTGCCGGCCGACGCCGCTCGGCGAAGAGCCTCGCCGCGGAGTTCCCCGGCGCCGTGATCGTCGACACGACGTCGAAGGCGCCCGACCCGTGGGTCCGGCTGAGCCCCTTCTACCCGCACGGCGGGATCCCCGTCCCGTTCTCGCCTGGTGTCACCGCCCAGTCGGTCGAGGGCATCTGGCAGGCCCTCAAGGTGTTCGAATCCGTCGACACCGACCCCGCCAAACTGGACGTCACGACCATGAAGGGCCTGAAGCGGACGGTCCGCCGCTTCGGCCCCGTCCGGGGCCACCGGGCCGGCCTGGACGGGACGGAGCTGCTCCCCTACCAGGAGGCCCGGCGGCGCATCTACCTGCCCGCCTACCGGTGGACGCTGGAGCACCGCGTCCCGGACCTGCTGGAGCGGCTCCGCGCCGAGGAGCACCTGGTGCTGCTCGACTACACGACCAACGGCGACGTGGCCGACACCGGCAGCCCGCTCTCCCACGCCGCCCTGATCCGGCGCCACCTGGAGGGCCGCTGGCCCGACGAGGGTCCTGCCGCCGGGTAG
- a CDS encoding bleomycin resistance protein, with amino-acid sequence MPAQPAPAAFERVAPVVPVRDLATALARYRRLGFTAHPYEGDAGYGFAARGPVELHLTEWPDHDPLRTATALYLYVADADAVHAEWTEADPPGRLTAPADTPYGLREFAYVDPDGTLHRVGSPLR; translated from the coding sequence GTGCCCGCCCAGCCCGCCCCCGCCGCGTTCGAGCGCGTCGCCCCGGTCGTCCCCGTCCGCGACCTGGCCACCGCGCTCGCCCGCTACCGCCGCCTCGGCTTCACCGCGCACCCGTACGAAGGCGACGCGGGCTACGGGTTCGCCGCCCGCGGCCCGGTCGAACTCCACCTGACCGAGTGGCCCGACCACGACCCGCTGCGCACCGCCACGGCCCTCTACCTGTACGTCGCGGACGCGGACGCCGTCCACGCCGAATGGACCGAGGCCGACCCCCCGGGCCGCCTCACCGCCCCCGCCGACACCCCGTACGGCCTGCGCGAGTTCGCCTACGTCGACCCGGACGGCACCCTGCACCGGGTGGGGTCACCCCTCCGCTGA
- a CDS encoding sialate:H+ symport family MFS transporter, with product MNRPPRRADRPPTSRWYRQVGQRGWKAFGAAWAGYVLDGFDFVLITLVLTEVKAEFGLDAVRAASLVSAAFVSRWLGGMLLGALGDRYGRRAAMTASILLFSLGTLGCGLAGGYAGLYAARLVVGLGMAGEYGASATYVMESWPERMRGRASGFLISGYSIGTVLAAQVYSQVVPALGWRWMFYLGVLPALFALWMRRALPEAAEWEDWEEATAAGAAARPNPFRPLFARPGDGTFSPARAALHLALAATAFGTLLALFTGRAGDAAWPLALLAAGALGTLAVRLGGPGHRVLYLALTVTVFAGFLYTWPIQALLPTYLKTELHHSAEQVRDVLFWAGFGTAAGCVLAGFTGDRFGPARAYACTLAASLLFVFPVFAVHDDLLLLGVLLFLLQATSFGISGLLPRYLGGHLPVERRASGLGFVYNVGALGGAVAPLLGARLAEGRPLGQSLALLTFGLSLVVITLIGLDVPGRLHRLADRPTTPGPQPAATPGPELAAEPGPERPAALGQGRA from the coding sequence ATGAACCGCCCCCCGCGCCGCGCCGACCGCCCGCCGACCAGCCGCTGGTACCGGCAGGTCGGGCAGCGCGGGTGGAAGGCGTTCGGCGCCGCCTGGGCCGGCTACGTGCTGGACGGGTTCGACTTCGTGCTGATCACCCTGGTGCTGACCGAGGTGAAGGCCGAGTTCGGGCTCGACGCGGTGCGGGCGGCCTCGCTGGTCTCGGCGGCGTTCGTCAGCCGCTGGCTCGGCGGGATGCTGCTGGGCGCGCTGGGCGACCGGTACGGGCGGCGGGCCGCGATGACGGCGAGCATCCTGCTCTTCTCGCTCGGGACGCTGGGCTGCGGGCTGGCCGGCGGCTACGCGGGGCTGTACGCGGCCCGGCTGGTGGTCGGGCTGGGCATGGCCGGGGAGTACGGCGCCAGCGCGACGTACGTGATGGAGAGCTGGCCGGAGCGGATGCGCGGGCGGGCCAGCGGGTTCCTGATCTCGGGCTACTCGATCGGGACGGTGCTGGCCGCCCAGGTCTACAGCCAGGTGGTGCCCGCGCTCGGCTGGCGGTGGATGTTCTACCTGGGCGTGCTGCCCGCGCTGTTCGCGCTCTGGATGCGCCGGGCGCTCCCGGAGGCCGCGGAGTGGGAGGACTGGGAGGAGGCGACCGCCGCCGGGGCGGCGGCCCGGCCGAACCCGTTCCGCCCGCTGTTCGCCCGCCCCGGCGACGGGACGTTCTCGCCGGCCCGCGCCGCGCTGCACCTCGCCCTGGCCGCGACCGCCTTCGGCACCCTGCTGGCGCTGTTCACCGGCCGCGCCGGGGACGCCGCCTGGCCGCTCGCACTGCTCGCCGCGGGCGCGCTCGGCACGCTCGCCGTCCGCCTCGGCGGCCCCGGCCACCGGGTGCTCTACCTGGCGCTGACGGTGACCGTCTTCGCCGGCTTCCTCTACACCTGGCCGATCCAGGCCCTGCTGCCCACCTACCTCAAGACCGAGCTGCACCACAGCGCCGAACAGGTCCGCGACGTGCTGTTCTGGGCCGGGTTCGGGACGGCGGCCGGCTGCGTGCTGGCCGGGTTCACCGGCGACCGCTTCGGCCCGGCCAGGGCGTACGCGTGCACCCTCGCCGCGTCGCTGCTGTTCGTCTTCCCGGTGTTCGCCGTGCACGACGACCTGCTGCTGCTCGGCGTGCTGCTGTTCCTGCTACAGGCCACCAGCTTCGGGATCTCCGGCCTGCTGCCCCGCTACCTGGGCGGCCACCTGCCGGTGGAGCGCCGGGCCTCCGGCCTCGGCTTCGTCTACAACGTGGGCGCGCTCGGCGGCGCCGTCGCCCCGCTGCTCGGCGCCCGCCTCGCCGAGGGCCGCCCGCTCGGACAGTCACTGGCGCTGCTGACCTTCGGCCTCAGCCTGGTCGTCATCACGCTGATCGGCCTGGACGTCCCCGGCCGGCTGCACCGCCTCGCCGACCGGCCGACGACACCCGGACCGCAGCCGGCGGCGACGCCCGGACCGGAGCTTGCGGCCGAGCCCGGACCGGAGCGGCCGGCGGCGCTCGGGCAAGGCCGGGCTTGA
- a CDS encoding FadR/GntR family transcriptional regulator → MAETSRTTSPGRSAGSTRPLRRHEVAERIKRYIIDNRLRPGDLLPSEGELCEALGASRSSVREAVKTLDALDIVEVRHGHGTYVGRLSMSALVEGLTFRGLLSPDDDFKVLEELVDVREVLERGMAQRILATLHADHISTLEELVDEMEAGLAAGRDVIAVDRRFHALLVEPLRNEIISQFSSACWDVYGVVAPHLHVITKQDELDTVNAHRAVVAAVRAGDPAAFDRAVEAHYRPARRRIAAARERNARAAEQQAN, encoded by the coding sequence GTGGCCGAGACCAGCCGAACCACGAGCCCGGGCCGGAGCGCCGGGTCGACCCGTCCGCTGCGCCGGCACGAGGTGGCCGAGCGGATCAAGCGCTACATCATCGACAACCGGCTGCGCCCCGGCGACCTGCTGCCCAGCGAGGGCGAGTTGTGCGAGGCGCTCGGCGCCAGCCGCTCCAGCGTGCGCGAGGCGGTCAAGACGCTGGACGCGCTGGACATCGTCGAGGTCAGGCACGGCCACGGCACCTACGTGGGGCGGCTCAGCATGTCCGCGCTGGTCGAGGGGCTGACCTTCCGCGGGCTGCTCAGCCCGGACGACGACTTCAAGGTGCTGGAGGAACTCGTCGACGTCCGGGAGGTGTTGGAGCGCGGCATGGCCCAGCGGATCCTGGCCACCCTGCACGCCGACCACATCAGCACCCTGGAGGAGCTGGTCGACGAGATGGAGGCCGGGCTGGCGGCCGGCCGGGACGTCATCGCGGTCGACCGCCGGTTCCACGCGCTGCTGGTCGAACCGCTGAGGAACGAGATCATCAGCCAGTTCTCCTCGGCCTGTTGGGACGTCTACGGCGTCGTCGCCCCGCACCTGCACGTGATCACCAAGCAGGACGAGCTGGACACCGTCAACGCCCACCGCGCGGTGGTCGCCGCCGTCCGGGCCGGCGACCCCGCCGCCTTCGACCGCGCGGTCGAGGCGCACTACCGTCCGGCCCGCCGCCGGATCGCCGCCGCCCGGGAGCGCAACGCCAGGGCGGCGGAGCAGCAGGCGAACTGA
- a CDS encoding sigma-70 family RNA polymerase sigma factor — translation MDLIEHFEAERPRLLSLAHRMLGSRQDAEDVVQTVWTRTQGVDGIDNPGGWFTTVTARLCADRLRAWRRRPELPLLEVDFESAELAAEEEFLRREQVSRALLVLLDALSPRQRVAYVLHDLFALPFEQVAEVLAVRPDAAKKLASRARTAVRAVHPGSVPAAGGARAVTEAFLAAAGGGDLARLVALLAPDAVRRADPRLLPPGTPAEVRGAEAIAAETRRFAARIALATALATPTPTAVIAPAGRPYALVRLELDARGLITRVTIEPLARLPLAAFAR, via the coding sequence ATGGACCTGATCGAACACTTCGAGGCCGAGCGCCCCCGCCTGCTCTCGCTGGCCCACCGGATGCTGGGCTCCCGGCAGGACGCCGAGGACGTCGTGCAGACCGTCTGGACCAGGACGCAGGGCGTCGACGGGATCGACAACCCGGGCGGCTGGTTCACCACCGTCACCGCGCGGCTCTGCGCCGACCGGCTTCGGGCCTGGCGACGGCGACCCGAACTGCCGCTGCTGGAAGTCGACTTCGAGTCGGCGGAGCTGGCCGCAGAGGAGGAGTTCCTGCGCCGCGAGCAGGTGTCCCGGGCGCTGCTGGTGCTGCTCGACGCGCTCTCCCCGCGCCAGCGGGTGGCGTACGTCCTGCACGACCTGTTCGCGTTGCCGTTCGAGCAGGTCGCGGAGGTGCTGGCGGTCCGCCCCGACGCCGCCAAGAAGCTCGCCAGCCGCGCCCGGACAGCCGTCCGCGCCGTCCACCCCGGTTCCGTTCCGGCGGCCGGCGGGGCCCGGGCGGTCACCGAGGCGTTCCTCGCCGCCGCCGGGGGAGGCGACCTGGCCCGCCTGGTCGCCCTGCTCGCGCCCGACGCCGTCCGCCGGGCCGACCCCCGGCTCCTGCCGCCCGGCACCCCCGCCGAGGTCCGCGGCGCCGAGGCGATCGCCGCCGAGACCCGCCGCTTCGCCGCCCGGATCGCCCTCGCGACCGCCCTCGCCACCCCGACCCCCACCGCCGTCATCGCCCCGGCGGGCCGGCCCTACGCCCTCGTCCGCCTGGAGCTCGACGCCCGCGGGCTGATCACCCGCGTCACCATCGAGCCGCTCGCCCGCCTCCCGCTCGCCGCTTTCGCGCGCTGA